In Crassostrea angulata isolate pt1a10 chromosome 6, ASM2561291v2, whole genome shotgun sequence, a genomic segment contains:
- the LOC128190261 gene encoding probable G-protein coupled receptor 139, with protein MDCITHYNIPIAYCQVLKALNLSRNSTAHIKDLFKTLEDERNEEPDQIRNYVTTIGGPVVYCVGVIGNLLALTVLPHFARRISTYMYLLAMCILDLCVLHLGLLISWLQEILGINIHSLSQYSCKIVTFLGYVCSDASVWLVVAVTFERFMSMCHPFKATSLCRVRKALLVIFLVLVFSILVNLHIFWTIGLIPDLNNATVCGPHESITLIWPCIDLAVYFVLPFLSTGIFNVKIIGKIRKMKRNSMHRRASLTTMNTCVPPDTNIKKKLTWMMVVVSLTFVVTTFPMAAMLCVTAVFNSLKNVPKINRQLFTKVLSFAELLMFTNHAINFYLYVASSKKFRKALRQVLCECNTSDVTVFQHSENRHRKTTLDTLYS; from the coding sequence ATGGACTGCATCACCCACTATAACATTCCTATCGCTTACTGTCAAGTTTTAAAGGCATTGAATCTGTCAAGGAACTCGACGGCGCATATCAAGGACCTCTTCAAGACACTCGAAGACGAAAGAAACGAAGAACCCGACCAAATTCGAAACTATGTGACCACAATCGGGGGCCCCGTGGTCTATTGCGTCGGGGTGATCGGTAACCTTTTGGCCTTGACTGTGCTGCCTCATTTCGCTAGGCGCATTTCAACGTACATGTATCTTCTGGCGATGTGTATCCTCGACCTCTGTGTCCTTCATCTCGGACTTTTGATCAGCTGGCTCCAAGAGATTCTGGGCATCAACATTCATTCTCTGTCCCAGTACTCCTGTAAGATTGTTACGTTCCTTGGTTACGTCTGCAGTGACGCGTCCGTCTGGCTGGTCGTTGCCGTTACTTTCGAGCGGTTCATGTCTATGTGCCATCCCTTCAAAGCCACGTCTCTGTGTCGAGTCCGCAAGGCCCTGCTCGTAATATTTCTCGTCCTAGTTTTCTCAATTCTCGTAAATCTCCATATCTTTTGGACAATAGGTCTGATACCGGACCTGAACAACGCGACAGTGTGCGGACCACACGAGTCCATCACCTTAATCTGGCCTTGCATTGATTTGGCTGTATATTTCGTCCTGCCTTTCCTGAGTACTGGCATTTTCAATGTTAAGATCATTGGGAAAATTCGCAAAATGAAGCGAAATTCAATGCATCGGCGGGCATCTTTGACGACCATGAACACCTGTGTTCCCCCAGATACTAATATCAAGAAGAAACTGACATGGATGATGGTGGTAGTGTCGCTAACATTCGTCGTGACGACATTCCCTATGGCCGCCATGCTTTGTGTGACGGCCGTCTTCAACTCGTTGAAGAATGTCCCCAAAATCAACCGTCAGCTTTTCACGAAAGTGCTTTCCTTTGCGGAACTTCTCATGTTTACAAATCAtgcaatcaatttttatttatatgttgCCAGCTCCAAGAAATTTCGTAAAGCTTTGAGACAGGTCTTGTGCGAATGCAACACCTCAGATGTGACTGTTTTTCAACATTCAGAAAACAGGCACCGAAAGACGACACTTGATACGTTGTACTCATGA